From Methylobacterium radiodurans, a single genomic window includes:
- a CDS encoding alpha/beta fold hydrolase, producing MGFVSTTDGTQIFYKDWGPRDAQPIVFHHGWPLSADDWDNQMLFFLGQGYRVVAHDRRGHGRSTQTDSGNEMDTYAADVVALAAALDLRAAVHVGHSTGGGEVTRYVARAEPGRVAKAVLIGAVPPVMVRSETNSGGLPIEVFDGFRAALAANRAQFYRDVPAGPFYGYNRPGAHISEGVIGNWWRQGMIGGAKAQYDCIKAFSETDFTEDLKAITVPVLVMHGTDDQIVPIADSALLAHPLLRHGTLKTYEGLPHGMCTTHPDLINADLLAFIRA from the coding sequence ATGGGTTTCGTATCGACCACGGACGGCACGCAGATCTTCTACAAGGATTGGGGCCCGAGAGACGCGCAGCCGATCGTCTTCCATCACGGCTGGCCGCTCAGCGCGGACGACTGGGACAACCAGATGCTGTTCTTCCTCGGCCAGGGCTACCGCGTGGTCGCGCATGACCGGCGCGGCCACGGCCGCTCGACCCAGACCGACAGCGGCAACGAGATGGACACCTACGCGGCCGACGTCGTCGCGCTCGCCGCCGCCCTCGACCTGCGCGCCGCCGTCCATGTCGGCCACTCGACCGGCGGCGGCGAGGTCACCCGCTACGTGGCCCGCGCCGAGCCCGGCCGCGTCGCGAAGGCGGTGCTGATCGGGGCGGTGCCGCCCGTGATGGTGAGGTCCGAGACGAATTCCGGCGGCCTGCCCATTGAGGTCTTCGACGGCTTCCGCGCCGCGCTGGCGGCCAACCGCGCGCAGTTCTACCGGGACGTGCCGGCCGGCCCCTTCTACGGCTACAACCGCCCGGGCGCGCACATCTCCGAAGGCGTGATCGGCAATTGGTGGCGCCAGGGCATGATCGGCGGCGCCAAGGCGCAGTACGACTGCATCAAGGCCTTCTCGGAGACCGACTTCACCGAGGACCTGAAGGCCATCACCGTCCCGGTCCTCGTGATGCACGGCACCGACGACCAGATCGTGCCGATCGCCGATTCCGCGCTGCTCGCCCATCCGCTCCTCAGGCACGGCACGCTCAAGACCTACGAGGGCCTGCCGCACGGCATGTGCACCACCCATCCGGACCTGATCAACGCCGACCTGCTGGCCTTCATCCGGGCCTGA
- a CDS encoding SDR family NAD(P)-dependent oxidoreductase codes for MSRFSNKVVLVTGAASGIGEAAARRFGEEGASLVLADMNGEGLERVAAEIGADRTLTQVADLSNADRCRGVVTAAIERFGRLDVLVNNAGKDHLGRVDDGDIGDFSTIIETDLYGVFYMTRFALPHLRESRGCIVNVSSVSGLGGDWNHSFYCAAKGAVTNFTRAVAMDEAAHGVRVNAVNPTLVYTPFTAGMQDQPDLVAKFNERIPMGRGAQPNDISGVIAFLASEDARFVTGVNLPVDGGLSASNGQPKLS; via the coding sequence ATGTCACGTTTCTCGAACAAGGTCGTCCTGGTCACGGGTGCCGCGTCCGGCATCGGCGAGGCCGCCGCGCGCCGCTTCGGCGAGGAGGGGGCGAGCCTCGTCCTCGCCGACATGAACGGCGAGGGCTTGGAGCGGGTCGCCGCCGAAATCGGGGCCGACAGAACGCTTACGCAGGTCGCCGACCTCTCGAACGCCGACCGCTGCCGGGGGGTCGTCACGGCGGCAATCGAGCGCTTCGGCCGCCTCGACGTCCTCGTGAACAATGCCGGGAAGGATCACCTGGGACGTGTCGACGACGGCGACATCGGGGATTTCTCGACAATCATCGAGACCGACCTGTACGGCGTCTTCTACATGACGCGCTTCGCCCTGCCGCACCTGCGCGAGAGCCGCGGCTGCATCGTCAACGTCTCGTCCGTGTCCGGGCTCGGCGGCGACTGGAACCACAGCTTCTACTGCGCCGCCAAGGGTGCGGTGACGAACTTCACCCGCGCGGTGGCGATGGACGAGGCGGCCCACGGGGTCCGGGTGAACGCGGTCAACCCGACGCTGGTCTACACGCCGTTCACCGCCGGCATGCAGGACCAGCCGGACCTCGTGGCCAAGTTCAACGAGCGCATCCCGATGGGACGGGGCGCCCAGCCGAACGACATAAGCGGGGTCATCGCCTTCCTGGCGAGCGAGGACGCGCGCTTCGTTACCGGGGTCAACCTGCCGGTGGACGGCGGCCTTTCGGCCTCCAACGGCCAGCCGAAGCTCAGCTAG
- a CDS encoding ferritin-like domain-containing protein, protein MSAPSSLKDVYLDEMKDLWSANDQMIRTVKELSGHASDAKLKQMLEHSVGGIQKHTDILKGLIQQNGGEAEPEHCKGMEGLVTEAKKHGIKEAPSDGKLRDVAIIAQYQRMSHYGLAGFGSAAAYAKALGRTDDEQKLKQAVSEIYKGDAFASKLAEALEQVAA, encoded by the coding sequence ATGTCAGCACCCAGCAGCCTCAAGGACGTCTATCTCGACGAGATGAAGGATCTTTGGTCAGCGAACGACCAGATGATCCGGACCGTCAAGGAGCTAAGCGGCCACGCCAGCGACGCTAAGCTCAAGCAGATGCTCGAACACTCGGTCGGCGGCATTCAGAAGCACACCGACATCCTCAAGGGCCTGATCCAGCAGAATGGCGGCGAGGCCGAGCCCGAGCACTGCAAAGGCATGGAGGGCTTGGTCACCGAGGCCAAGAAGCACGGCATCAAGGAGGCGCCGAGCGACGGCAAGCTGCGCGACGTCGCGATCATCGCCCAGTACCAGCGCATGTCGCATTACGGCCTGGCGGGCTTCGGCTCGGCGGCGGCCTACGCCAAGGCGCTCGGGCGCACCGACGACGAGCAGAAGCTCAAGCAGGCGGTGTCCGAGATCTACAAGGGCGACGCGTTCGCCAGCAAGCTGGCCGAGGCCCTGGAGCAGGTCGCGGCCTGA
- a CDS encoding type 1 glutamine amidotransferase domain-containing protein — protein sequence MTLQGKTIAVLIAPRGTEEPEFTKPREALLAAGATVTVVGLEAGEAETVNNDLDPAGKYPVDKAIDGVSASDFDGLVIPGGSVGADKLRGSEAVVRFVRDFFEQAKPVGVICHGPWTLVEADVVKGRKLTSFPTVKTDIRNAGGEWVDAEVVVDKGLVTSRNPKDLPAFCAKIVEEFAEGRHPDQARSA from the coding sequence ATGACCCTTCAGGGAAAGACCATCGCCGTCCTGATCGCCCCCCGGGGAACGGAGGAGCCGGAATTCACCAAACCCCGCGAGGCGCTGCTCGCCGCCGGCGCGACCGTCACGGTGGTCGGACTTGAGGCGGGCGAGGCCGAGACCGTCAACAACGACCTCGACCCCGCCGGGAAGTACCCGGTCGACAAGGCCATCGACGGCGTGTCCGCCTCCGACTTCGACGGGCTCGTCATCCCCGGCGGCAGCGTCGGTGCCGACAAGCTCCGCGGCAGCGAAGCCGTGGTCAGGTTCGTGCGGGACTTCTTCGAGCAGGCCAAGCCGGTCGGCGTCATCTGCCACGGCCCCTGGACGCTGGTGGAGGCCGACGTCGTGAAGGGGCGCAAGCTGACGTCGTTCCCGACGGTGAAGACCGACATCCGCAACGCCGGCGGGGAATGGGTCGATGCGGAGGTGGTGGTCGACAAGGGCCTCGTCACCAGCCGCAACCCGAAGGACCTGCCGGCCTTCTGCGCCAAGATCGTCGAGGAGTTCGCTGAAGGGCGTCATCCGGACCAGGCCCGCAGCGCCTGA
- a CDS encoding PAS domain S-box protein, with product MRDDAMVPRPDLELFKAAVEAAGEAIVITSADLDELGPFNESVNPAFTRMTGYEAREVQGRSPLLLQGTRMSPERGARPLCPSPLVG from the coding sequence GTGCGGGACGACGCGATGGTGCCGAGGCCGGACCTAGAGTTGTTCAAAGCCGCGGTCGAGGCGGCGGGCGAAGCCATCGTGATCACCTCGGCCGATCTGGACGAGCTGGGCCCCTTCAACGAGTCCGTCAACCCGGCCTTCACGCGCATGACCGGCTACGAGGCCCGCGAGGTCCAGGGACGCTCGCCGCTCCTTCTCCAGGGTACAAGGATGTCGCCTGAACGCGGGGCTCGGCCGCTTTGCCCTTCACCCTTGGTAGGCTGA
- a CDS encoding sensor histidine kinase has protein sequence MSSGPAAADSGIVVSYDADWNDAWYLVCMKVSTIGFVVVDARERVAALDALRARGVTDLSGYLDANPGAANRLRRGMIILDVNEAAVRMFGAAGRADMIGQRTQRFFDPSCTAQVNSARAFAEGAAAFQQQARSVRMDGSRFDTLFCVVPRADGVASGLWLASFVDITEHVQRQTALDALRDELAHVSRISTLGELSASIAHELGQPLSSIGMTAGAMLRRLDGPEIDRDTLRHQCRRIVDQVARAGDIIDRTRRMAGKRGGLRSPVAIADVLAESIQFVQHELSRHAIDIQVGVSGPDLVVQADRIQLQQVFVNLLMNAIQVHHGAGTPRPEIRIDAIRKDGTVRVDVADNGPGIEPSHVDQLFDGFFTTRADGLGLGLSICRTIIAAHDGAIAVTSPSGSRGATFSVCLPIHLI, from the coding sequence ATGAGCAGCGGTCCCGCAGCGGCGGACAGCGGCATCGTCGTCTCCTACGACGCCGACTGGAACGACGCCTGGTACCTCGTGTGCATGAAGGTCTCGACCATCGGCTTCGTCGTGGTCGACGCCCGCGAGCGGGTCGCCGCGCTCGACGCGCTCCGGGCCAGGGGCGTGACGGACCTGTCGGGCTATCTCGATGCCAATCCCGGCGCGGCGAACCGGCTGCGCCGCGGCATGATCATCCTCGACGTGAACGAGGCGGCCGTGCGGATGTTCGGCGCCGCCGGCCGCGCCGACATGATCGGGCAGCGGACCCAGCGCTTCTTCGATCCGAGCTGCACCGCGCAGGTGAACTCCGCCCGCGCCTTCGCGGAGGGGGCGGCCGCGTTCCAGCAGCAGGCCCGCAGCGTCCGGATGGACGGCTCCCGCTTCGACACGCTGTTCTGCGTCGTGCCGCGGGCGGACGGCGTCGCCTCAGGCCTCTGGCTCGCCTCCTTCGTGGACATCACAGAGCACGTGCAGCGCCAGACCGCGCTCGACGCGCTGCGCGACGAGCTGGCCCACGTCTCCCGGATCTCGACGCTCGGCGAGCTCTCGGCCTCGATCGCCCACGAGCTCGGGCAGCCCCTGTCCTCGATTGGGATGACCGCCGGCGCCATGCTGCGCCGCCTCGACGGGCCGGAGATCGACCGCGACACGCTCCGGCACCAGTGCCGCCGCATCGTCGATCAGGTCGCGCGGGCCGGTGACATCATCGATCGCACGCGGCGCATGGCGGGCAAGCGCGGCGGCCTGCGCAGCCCCGTGGCGATCGCCGACGTGCTGGCTGAATCCATCCAGTTCGTGCAGCACGAGCTGAGCCGGCACGCGATTGACATCCAGGTCGGCGTCTCCGGCCCGGATCTCGTCGTCCAGGCCGACCGGATCCAGCTTCAACAGGTCTTCGTGAACCTCCTGATGAACGCGATCCAGGTTCATCACGGGGCCGGCACGCCCCGGCCTGAGATCCGGATCGACGCGATACGCAAGGACGGCACCGTCCGGGTCGACGTGGCGGATAACGGGCCTGGGATCGAGCCGAGTCATGTAGACCAGCTCTTCGACGGGTTCTTCACCACCCGGGCGGACGGGCTCGGCCTCGGCCTCAGCATCTGCCGCACCATCATCGCCGCGCATGACGGCGCGATCGCGGTGACGAGCCCCAGCGGTTCGCGCGGTGCAACGTTCTCCGTCTGCCTTCCAATTCATCTGATCTGA
- a CDS encoding SDR family NAD(P)-dependent oxidoreductase, with translation MGVRECKGLAVVTGASSGIGLELAKLFAADSYDLLIAARSEHVDEVAIRMREAGTSVEACRADLSTPAGVETLHAAIKAAERPLEAIAINAGVGLGGSFVENRWEDELNLMRVNVVETVHLAKLVVPGMVARGRGRVLFTSSISGTTPVPFEAVYGASKAFVLSFAEAIRNELRDTGVTVTALLPGQTETNFFHHAGMDDTSIGAGPKSDPADVAKAGYEAMMAGREKVVAGSIATQFEAAVLNRILPDSMKAERHRKMSEPGGAE, from the coding sequence ATGGGAGTGCGTGAGTGCAAGGGGCTGGCGGTGGTGACGGGCGCCTCCAGCGGCATCGGTCTGGAACTGGCAAAGCTCTTTGCAGCCGATAGCTACGACCTTCTGATCGCCGCCCGCAGCGAGCACGTCGACGAGGTGGCCATCCGGATGCGCGAGGCCGGAACGTCTGTCGAAGCCTGTCGAGCTGACCTGTCGACACCGGCGGGCGTCGAGACACTGCATGCGGCGATCAAAGCCGCCGAGCGGCCCCTTGAGGCCATCGCCATCAACGCCGGTGTCGGCCTCGGCGGATCCTTCGTCGAGAACCGCTGGGAGGACGAGTTGAACCTCATGCGGGTCAACGTCGTCGAGACCGTCCACCTCGCCAAGCTCGTTGTGCCCGGTATGGTCGCCCGGGGCCGCGGGCGCGTCCTATTCACGTCCTCGATCTCCGGCACCACACCGGTGCCGTTCGAGGCCGTCTACGGCGCCTCCAAGGCGTTCGTTCTCTCATTCGCCGAAGCCATCCGCAACGAGCTGCGCGACACTGGCGTCACCGTAACGGCTCTCCTGCCGGGTCAGACGGAGACCAACTTCTTCCATCACGCCGGCATGGACGACACCAGCATCGGAGCAGGTCCAAAGAGCGACCCGGCCGATGTGGCCAAAGCCGGCTACGAGGCGATGATGGCGGGTCGGGAGAAGGTTGTAGCTGGTAGCATCGCGACGCAGTTCGAAGCTGCGGTGCTGAACCGCATCCTGCCCGACTCGATGAAGGCGGAGCGGCACAGGAAGATGTCCGAGCCGGGCGGCGCAGAGTAG
- a CDS encoding DUF3597 domain-containing protein, with protein sequence MSIFGSIMSKIFGGGASAQAAAPHAPETPSVSAAAQGSDGPTGSASGAAAPSMSGAPSPVAAGPSGAGQANVDVGQVLAELATKKGQGLDYKRSIVDLMKLLDLDSSLQARKQLADELHYTGDKDDSATMNVWLHKQVVQKLAENGGKVPDDLKHA encoded by the coding sequence ATGAGCATCTTCGGGTCGATCATGTCGAAGATCTTCGGCGGCGGCGCGAGCGCCCAGGCGGCGGCCCCGCACGCCCCGGAGACGCCGAGCGTTTCGGCCGCGGCCCAGGGCTCTGACGGACCGACGGGTTCGGCGAGCGGCGCGGCGGCCCCTTCCATGAGCGGTGCCCCGTCCCCGGTCGCGGCCGGCCCGTCCGGCGCCGGCCAGGCGAACGTCGACGTGGGCCAAGTGCTGGCCGAGCTCGCCACCAAGAAGGGCCAGGGGCTCGACTACAAGCGCTCCATCGTCGACCTGATGAAGCTGCTTGACCTCGACAGCAGCCTCCAGGCCCGCAAGCAGCTTGCCGACGAGCTTCACTACACGGGCGACAAGGACGATTCCGCCACCATGAACGTCTGGCTGCACAAACAGGTCGTCCAGAAGCTCGCCGAGAATGGCGGCAAGGTCCCGGACGACCTCAAGCACGCGTGA
- a CDS encoding NAD(P)H-dependent oxidoreductase gives MDDLKVEAETLPLEERPLQVLVIAGSARRLDGCPGMDGKARFLMHRMLGRLPARWQVDAVDIGNEHGKPKIQGCNGCVGSSMALCVWPCNCYGPDSDHQPDLIWNEKLYQRLARADAWAIIGPVWWYGPSTNLKAMFDRLVCMSGGNPRPDLIDKKSTLKAQALEKSPLWKELTRNHLEGRSAAFFCYGNEGGNELDDDRRPHVLRHKEWFDPAQEPYQGNERLAYQGLVWQCRYGGIEVPDQLWRHASVGVGRPYADDQPDDMAKEPDAMVCFDGWVDAFVEHVTRKGVVPGTTEAERGAQSTT, from the coding sequence TTGGATGACCTGAAGGTCGAGGCCGAGACGCTGCCGCTGGAGGAGCGGCCCCTGCAGGTCCTGGTGATCGCCGGGTCTGCGCGGCGACTGGATGGCTGCCCGGGCATGGACGGCAAGGCGCGCTTCCTGATGCACCGGATGCTCGGGCGGCTGCCGGCCCGCTGGCAGGTCGACGCGGTCGACATCGGCAACGAGCACGGCAAGCCCAAGATCCAGGGCTGCAACGGCTGCGTCGGCTCCTCGATGGCGCTCTGCGTCTGGCCCTGCAACTGCTACGGGCCGGACAGCGATCACCAGCCGGACCTGATCTGGAACGAGAAGCTGTACCAGCGTCTCGCCCGGGCCGACGCCTGGGCGATCATCGGCCCGGTCTGGTGGTACGGCCCCTCCACCAATCTGAAGGCGATGTTCGACCGCCTCGTGTGCATGAGCGGCGGCAATCCCCGGCCCGACCTGATCGACAAGAAGAGCACGTTGAAGGCTCAGGCGCTGGAGAAGTCTCCGCTCTGGAAGGAGTTGACCAGGAACCACCTTGAGGGCCGGAGCGCAGCCTTCTTCTGCTACGGCAACGAGGGCGGCAACGAGCTCGACGACGACCGCCGGCCGCATGTCCTCAGGCACAAGGAATGGTTTGATCCCGCCCAGGAGCCCTACCAGGGCAACGAGCGCCTAGCCTATCAGGGGCTCGTCTGGCAGTGCCGCTACGGCGGCATCGAGGTGCCGGACCAACTCTGGCGCCATGCCTCCGTCGGAGTCGGACGTCCCTACGCCGACGACCAGCCGGACGACATGGCGAAAGAGCCGGATGCGATGGTTTGCTTCGACGGGTGGGTGGACGCCTTCGTCGAGCACGTCACCAGGAAGGGCGTCGTGCCTGGCACGACGGAGGCCGAACGCGGCGCCCAGTCCACGACGTAG
- a CDS encoding catalase family protein encodes MTYLRYAPDIEQPAPDEQETIDGIIQGMTQQSQTVEKREHHAVRASHAKSSACVTGELTVAAGLPPELAQGLFATPGTHKVAVRFAQGPGETLGDRVSTHRGMSIKVFGVPGEKLPGHDVETQDFVLATGTTFPSGTASGFLRDGTVIGKSTGLPEGVKSAVSSTARNLNKVLHAFGTESAMADFFGHPYSHPLADSYFSQAPMRFGDYVAKLGAVPATQAQRDLAEWRLDPHGDENGFRHATVAFFRDDDVVFELKAQLWADTERQPIEDSSVDWPVSISPYRTVATIRLPRQDAYSPGRVRYFDEVMTFRPAHSLAAHRPLGSIMRARLQVYRALSDFRHRENDVTAENTASPESIPA; translated from the coding sequence ATGACCTACCTGCGTTACGCGCCCGACATCGAGCAGCCCGCCCCAGACGAGCAGGAGACCATCGACGGCATCATCCAGGGTATGACCCAGCAGTCGCAGACGGTGGAGAAGCGCGAGCACCATGCCGTGCGCGCCAGCCACGCCAAGAGCTCGGCCTGCGTCACGGGCGAGTTGACGGTTGCCGCCGGCCTGCCGCCGGAGCTGGCCCAGGGCCTGTTCGCGACGCCGGGTACGCACAAGGTGGCCGTACGTTTCGCGCAGGGCCCCGGCGAGACCCTCGGTGACCGGGTGTCCACCCACCGGGGCATGTCGATCAAGGTGTTCGGCGTGCCCGGCGAGAAGCTTCCCGGGCACGATGTCGAGACCCAGGACTTCGTGCTCGCCACCGGCACGACCTTCCCGTCCGGCACGGCGTCGGGCTTCCTGCGGGACGGGACGGTCATCGGCAAGTCGACGGGCCTGCCGGAAGGAGTGAAGAGCGCTGTTTCCTCGACCGCGCGCAACCTCAACAAGGTGTTGCACGCCTTTGGCACGGAGAGTGCCATGGCCGACTTCTTCGGCCATCCCTACAGCCACCCGCTGGCGGACAGCTACTTCAGCCAGGCGCCGATGCGGTTCGGTGACTACGTGGCCAAGCTCGGCGCGGTGCCCGCGACGCAGGCGCAACGGGACCTTGCCGAATGGCGCCTCGATCCGCACGGGGACGAGAACGGCTTCCGGCACGCCACGGTCGCGTTCTTCCGAGACGACGACGTGGTGTTCGAGCTCAAGGCGCAGCTCTGGGCCGATACCGAACGCCAGCCCATCGAGGATTCCTCAGTCGATTGGCCGGTATCGATCAGCCCGTACCGCACGGTGGCGACGATCCGCCTGCCCCGGCAGGACGCCTACTCGCCCGGGCGGGTGCGCTACTTCGACGAGGTGATGACCTTCCGGCCGGCTCACAGCCTCGCGGCGCACCGGCCGCTTGGCTCGATCATGCGGGCGCGCCTGCAGGTCTACCGGGCGCTGAGCGACTTCCGTCACCGCGAGAACGACGTGACCGCCGAGAACACCGCCTCGCCCGAGAGCATCCCGGCCTGA
- a CDS encoding catalase family protein: MFCPETNDEGRRTLQAPVRYSADVEVVKPDEDRTIEQLNATFDTILETVANDSGHAVRSVHAKSHGILEGVLRIDAGLPPELAQGLFATAGEHKVYLRMSTNAGDILPDAVSLPRGLAMKVLDVSGERLAGAEGTTQDFVLVNGPVFQAPNTEKFLGSLKLLAKTTDRIEGVKVAASTVLRGVNKALTAVGIESPTLGSLGGAPNVDPLGETYYSVTPFRYGDHIAKFSVAPVAPALKALTGTEIDASGRPDAIRETVQSEMAGIEGVWEFRVQLCRDLERQPVEDPTVQWDEEEAPFQRVATITVRPQDSWDAERVEAVNERMRFAVWTGLAAHRPLGNINRARNAPYRHSAEFRQKFNGCPIHEPTTGC; the protein is encoded by the coding sequence ATGTTCTGTCCCGAGACGAACGACGAAGGACGACGAACCTTGCAAGCACCTGTCCGCTACAGCGCCGACGTCGAGGTTGTGAAGCCCGACGAGGATCGGACCATCGAGCAGCTCAACGCAACCTTCGACACCATTCTGGAGACCGTCGCGAACGATTCCGGGCATGCCGTGCGCTCGGTCCACGCCAAGTCACACGGCATCCTGGAAGGCGTACTGCGCATCGACGCGGGGCTTCCTCCCGAACTCGCGCAAGGGCTGTTCGCGACGGCGGGCGAACACAAGGTCTACCTGCGGATGTCGACCAATGCCGGCGACATCCTACCCGATGCCGTCTCCCTGCCGCGCGGCCTCGCCATGAAGGTCCTGGACGTGTCCGGCGAGCGCTTGGCCGGCGCGGAGGGAACGACGCAGGATTTCGTCTTGGTCAACGGCCCAGTTTTTCAGGCGCCGAACACCGAGAAGTTCCTAGGCAGCCTCAAGCTGCTGGCCAAGACCACCGACCGCATCGAGGGTGTGAAGGTCGCCGCCTCTACCGTGCTGCGCGGGGTCAACAAGGCGCTCACCGCGGTCGGCATCGAGAGCCCGACGCTGGGTTCGCTCGGCGGCGCGCCGAACGTCGATCCACTCGGCGAGACCTACTACAGCGTCACCCCGTTCCGCTACGGCGACCACATCGCCAAGTTCTCGGTGGCGCCCGTGGCTCCCGCGCTCAAGGCGCTGACCGGCACCGAGATCGACGCCTCCGGCCGCCCCGACGCGATCCGCGAGACCGTCCAGTCGGAAATGGCCGGCATCGAGGGCGTCTGGGAGTTCCGAGTGCAACTGTGCCGCGACCTTGAACGCCAGCCGGTCGAGGACCCGACGGTGCAGTGGGACGAGGAGGAGGCACCGTTCCAGCGGGTCGCCACCATCACCGTGCGACCGCAGGACAGTTGGGACGCCGAGCGCGTAGAGGCGGTGAACGAGCGCATGCGGTTCGCGGTTTGGACCGGCCTCGCCGCCCACCGTCCGCTCGGCAACATCAACCGGGCGCGCAATGCCCCCTACAGGCATTCAGCGGAGTTCCGGCAGAAGTTCAACGGCTGCCCGATCCACGAGCCAACTACGGGGTGTTGA
- a CDS encoding Crp/Fnr family transcriptional regulator, translated as MNRSPLRSLDGNLLLEALDDTDRALLAPHAERREVGRGDVLFRAGDDVSHVTFPAQGCVVTLVVPLQDGKSVETATVGREGAIGGVVSQGYLPAFGQAVVQVAGPAIRIDADRLAEAKHTSKTVRDLFVRYADCLLAQVLQSVACNAAHTIERRCLRWLLTLQDRLGTPDLPVTHEVLADMLGVRRAYLTEVLGRLRRDGLIEIGHRRLTLPDRARAEAASCECHAAVRHHFAEVLGAVYAPGGRMVAVDASEPDRLKPPSPAVTLREMAP; from the coding sequence GTGAACAGATCCCCCCTACGCTCCCTCGACGGCAACCTGCTGCTCGAAGCCCTCGACGACACCGACCGAGCGCTCCTGGCACCGCATGCCGAACGGCGCGAGGTGGGGCGGGGCGATGTGCTGTTCCGGGCCGGCGACGACGTCAGCCACGTCACCTTCCCAGCCCAGGGCTGCGTCGTGACGCTGGTGGTGCCGCTTCAGGACGGCAAGTCGGTCGAGACCGCCACCGTCGGTCGGGAGGGGGCCATCGGCGGCGTGGTCAGCCAGGGCTACCTGCCGGCGTTCGGGCAGGCGGTCGTGCAGGTCGCCGGCCCGGCCATCCGCATCGACGCCGACCGCTTGGCCGAGGCCAAGCACACCTCGAAGACCGTTCGCGACCTGTTCGTGCGCTACGCCGACTGCCTGCTGGCGCAGGTGCTGCAATCGGTCGCCTGCAACGCCGCCCACACCATCGAACGACGCTGCCTGCGCTGGCTCCTGACCCTGCAGGACAGGCTGGGGACGCCCGACCTGCCGGTGACCCACGAGGTCCTGGCCGACATGCTCGGGGTACGGCGCGCCTACCTCACAGAGGTGCTGGGGCGCCTGCGGCGGGACGGCTTGATCGAGATCGGCCATCGGCGGTTGACGCTTCCGGACCGGGCGCGGGCCGAGGCGGCCTCGTGCGAGTGCCACGCCGCGGTGCGGCACCACTTCGCCGAGGTTCTCGGGGCCGTCTACGCCCCGGGGGGCCGGATGGTCGCCGTCGACGCCAGCGAGCCGGACAGGCTCAAGCCGCCTTCTCCCGCGGTCACGCTCCGGGAGATGGCTCCGTGA